A single genomic interval of Lepisosteus oculatus isolate fLepOcu1 chromosome 12, fLepOcu1.hap2, whole genome shotgun sequence harbors:
- the ftcd gene encoding formimidoyltransferase-cyclodeaminase, with amino-acid sequence MAKLVECVPNFSEGRNKEVIDAIANAISSTEGCSLLDVDPGPSTNRTVYTFVGSPQAVVEGALSAARIAFQLIDMTRHSGEHPRMGALDVCPFIPVKNVSMEECVSCGNRFGERLAEELHVPVYLYGEAARKENRRSLPSIRAGEYEALPEKLKKLEWAPDFGPSTFVPTWGATVTGARKFLIAYNVNLLSTKEQAHRIALDIREQGRAKDQPGRLKKVQGIGWYLDEASLAQVSTNLLDFEETALHTVYEEICREAEELNLPVVGSQIVGLIPLKAVLDCAEFYMERDNLFILEEEHKVRLVVSRLGLDSLGPFVPKERIIEYMVEGAEQGERLVSLPLQQFIRSVGARTAAPGGGSVSAAVAAMGAALGSMVGQMTYGKRQFERLDGVMRRLIPPFHHAMNELIAMVDADSTAFSSYMTALKLPKNTEEEIKRREAAMQEGLKRAVRVPLSLAERVSVLWPSLKEMVLYGNLACKSDLQVAAKALETAVFGAYYNVVINLKDIKDESFKNETQKRASALLLEARESAGAVLEAADQRIE; translated from the exons GTTATCGATGCCATCGCCAATGCTATTTCCAGCACAGAGGGTTGCAGCCTCCTGGATGTGGACCCTGGGCCCTCCACTAACCGCACAGTCTACACCTTTGTGGGGTCCCCCCAGGCTGTGGTGGAGGGGGCACTCAGTGCTGCCAGAATAGCATTCCAGCTCATTGACATGACCAGGCACTCAG GTGAACACCCGCGCATGGGGGCCTTGGATGTGTGTCCATTCATCCCAGTGAAGAACGTGTCCATGGAGGAATGTGTGAGCTGTGGCAACCGCTTTGGGGAGAGGCTGGCTGAGGAGCTCCATGTGCCTG TGTACCTCTATGGAGAGGCAGCCCGCAAGGAGAACCGAAGATCTCTTCCTTCCATCCGTGCTGGGGAATATGAGGCCCTGCCTGAAAAG CTGAAGAAGCTAGAGTGGGCTCCTGACTTTGGTCCATCCACATTTGTCCCCACATGGGGAGCCACGGTGACAGGGGCCCGCAAATTCCTCATCGCTTACAATGTCAACCTGCTGAGCACAAAGGAGCAGGCTCACCGCATTGCACTGGACATCCGAGAGCAGGGCAGAGCCAAAGATCAG CCAGGACGTCTGAAGAAGGTACAGGGAATAGGATGGTACCTGGATGAGGCCAGCCTTGCCCAGGTGTCCACCAACCTGCTGGACTTTGAGGAAACGGCACTCCACACTGTCTACGAAGAGATCTGCCGAGAGGCTGAG GAACTGAACCTGCCTGTTGTGGGGTCTCAGATCGTGGGTCTGATCCCACTGAAAGCTGTCCTGGACTGTGCAGAGTTCTACATGGAGAGAGACAACCTCTTCATACTGGAGGAGGAGCACAAAGTGAGACTG GTGGTCAGTCGCCTGGGATTAGATTCGCTTGGGCCTTTCGTTCCAAAAGAGAGAATTATAGa GTACATGGTGGAGGGTGCTGAGCAGGGGGAGCGGCTGGTATCTCTGCCTCTTCAGCAGTTCATCCGGAGTGTGGGGGCCAGGACAGCAGCGCCAGGAGGGGGCTCAGTGTCGGCTGCGGTTGCTGCTATG GGAGCAGCGCTGGGGTCCATGGTGGGACAGATGACATACGGAAAGAGACAGTTTGAGAGACTGGATGGTGTCATGAGGAGACTGATCCCTCCCTTCCACCACGCCATGAACGAGCTCATTGCCATGGTTGATGCTGACTCCACAGCTTTCAGCAGCTACATG acTGCACTCAAACtgcctaaaaacacagaagaagaaattaaaag GAGGGAAGCTGCCATGCAGGAAGGTCTGAAGAGGGCTGTGAGAGTCCCCCTTTCTCTAGCAGAGAGAGTGAGTGTGCTGTGGCCCAGTCTGAAGGAGATGGTCCTTTATGGAAACCTGGCCTGCAAATCAGACCTTCAG GTGGCAGCCAAAGCTCTTGAGACAGCAGTGTTTGGAGCATATTATAATGTCGTGATAAACCTCAAAGATATCAAAgatgaaagtttcaaaaatgAG ACCCAGAAGAGGGCCTCTGCCCTGCTGCTGGAGGCCAGGGAGAGCGCAGGCGCAGTCCTAGAGGCTGCTGACCAGAGAATAGAGTGA